In candidate division WOR-3 bacterium, the following proteins share a genomic window:
- a CDS encoding ATP-binding protein: MEMGKGMKRYFLLAIILLLLLGTFLTLGLISGRRIMLDLIKEQARSFLSVIASTQENLIFAEARLEDELINKLIGACSALDADLTTTNTANVRLSFGFRSVAVFSRSTRKMIMASGTPFLISDRIFEQAEPISFEYFDVGNETLMRFVYVITERIYQIELPAEGIKEFRTEYGINKIISQMAANPMLNYLVLQDTEGILFATPNVETISRIEDDPELVKVIENRTETSRIEEFNDKNVLELVRPFIIEDEMVGIFRIGISLDSYYRHVRRTEGQLIALFVIIFGASFFLILWLMNYQSYANIKDLFHKTLGAVEDGVLLIDQKKAISAVNEMFCTLSAFGEDFLVGNNYDRVFSDDPFDIEKVMKEGKKIADEKRVFGRDIRYAAYPLFDDRQRISGAITILHDVTKIREFEREREEAERLVFLGNLVANLAHEIKNPLNGLSIGIQRLTKEFPNEDADYMRITESLKHEIEVLTKTVNDFLMLARPRMREKTSFSIAGILRDMEPLVENNIREQNIDMKKNVETDTNLVGSPDDFRRAILNIVLNAIDAVGSVKDRKPRIDISLTGSRGGIRLIVADNGIGMDEEEKKRVFSPYYSTKKSGTGLGLYIAQKIIKDHGGNISITSHKNTGTVFEMTFRS; the protein is encoded by the coding sequence ATGGAAATGGGTAAAGGCATGAAGCGTTATTTTTTGTTGGCAATTATACTTCTATTGCTGCTTGGAACTTTTTTGACACTCGGCTTGATTAGTGGCCGAAGGATAATGCTCGATCTGATCAAAGAACAGGCACGTTCCTTCCTCTCGGTTATTGCCTCGACCCAGGAGAATTTGATCTTTGCAGAAGCCCGCCTGGAGGATGAACTCATCAATAAGTTGATCGGCGCTTGTAGTGCGCTCGATGCCGACCTGACAACAACAAATACCGCAAATGTGAGACTGAGTTTTGGTTTTCGCTCGGTCGCGGTGTTCAGTAGGAGCACCAGAAAAATGATCATGGCTTCGGGAACGCCGTTTCTTATCAGCGATAGAATATTCGAACAAGCTGAGCCGATATCTTTTGAGTATTTTGATGTTGGGAACGAAACACTCATGCGGTTTGTTTACGTGATTACCGAACGTATATATCAGATCGAACTACCCGCTGAGGGTATCAAAGAATTTCGCACTGAATATGGTATTAATAAGATCATAAGTCAAATGGCGGCAAATCCGATGTTGAATTACCTTGTGCTTCAGGACACCGAAGGCATATTATTTGCCACGCCCAATGTTGAGACGATAAGTAGGATTGAAGATGATCCGGAGCTGGTCAAGGTTATTGAAAACAGGACTGAGACCAGCCGCATCGAGGAATTCAATGATAAGAATGTGCTTGAGTTGGTCCGCCCGTTTATCATCGAGGACGAGATGGTTGGTATCTTCAGAATTGGGATAAGCCTCGATAGCTATTATCGGCATGTTAGGAGGACAGAAGGGCAGCTTATCGCTCTGTTCGTGATCATATTCGGCGCGAGTTTTTTTCTGATTCTCTGGCTGATGAACTATCAATCTTACGCAAATATCAAAGATCTGTTCCATAAGACCCTCGGAGCAGTAGAGGATGGTGTATTGTTGATCGACCAAAAGAAGGCGATCAGTGCAGTTAACGAGATGTTCTGCACACTGTCTGCCTTCGGTGAGGATTTCCTCGTCGGTAACAACTATGACAGAGTATTCTCTGATGATCCTTTTGATATCGAAAAAGTGATGAAGGAGGGCAAGAAGATCGCCGATGAGAAGCGGGTTTTTGGCAGGGACATCCGATATGCAGCATATCCGCTATTCGATGATCGACAAAGAATTTCGGGAGCTATTACCATACTGCACGACGTTACGAAAATACGGGAGTTTGAGAGGGAGAGGGAAGAGGCAGAGCGGCTTGTTTTCCTCGGTAATCTGGTAGCGAATCTCGCTCATGAGATAAAGAACCCGTTGAACGGTCTGTCGATTGGAATACAGAGGTTGACCAAAGAATTTCCCAATGAGGACGCTGACTATATGCGCATTACGGAGAGCCTGAAGCATGAGATAGAGGTTCTTACGAAAACGGTCAATGATTTCTTGATGCTTGCAAGACCAAGGATGAGAGAAAAGACGTCGTTCAGCATTGCCGGGATTCTGAGGGATATGGAACCGTTGGTAGAGAACAATATTCGGGAGCAGAACATAGACATGAAGAAGAACGTTGAGACTGACACAAATCTTGTTGGTAGTCCGGACGATTTTAGAAGGGCTATTTTGAACATCGTGCTGAATGCCATCGACGCGGTGGGTTCGGTGAAGGACCGTAAACCAAGAATTGATATCAGTCTGACCGGGTCTCGAGGAGGAATAAGGCTCATTGTCGCTGATAACGGCATCGGTATGGACGAAGAAGAAAAAAAGCGTGTATTCAGTCCATATTATAGCACGAAGAAAAGTGGAACTGGTCTGGGCTTGTATATAGCACAAAAAATAATCAAGGATCACGGTGGTAATATCAGCATAACAAGTCATAAGAACACTGGAACTGTTTTTGAGATGACTTTCCGATCGTGA
- a CDS encoding flavin reductase family protein, with protein MAKKKIASKIPVYPMPVMIVGAEVENKPNFLTVVWFSMVNFKPPTIAVILNKAHYTNKGIYKNKTFSINIPTTQLIEATDYCSVVSGYDHDKSKVFDVFYGELKNAPMIQECPLTAECRVIQTLQFATHEVFVGEIVKTYADDAVLTHEHPDIAKIKPILYSMYDNCYWEMGKSIGRAMHIGKRLKT; from the coding sequence ATGGCCAAGAAAAAAATTGCATCTAAAATACCAGTCTACCCGATGCCGGTTATGATTGTCGGTGCAGAAGTAGAGAACAAACCCAATTTTCTAACTGTGGTATGGTTCAGTATGGTCAATTTCAAACCACCGACCATTGCTGTCATCCTCAACAAAGCACATTATACTAATAAAGGCATATACAAGAATAAAACATTCAGTATCAACATCCCGACGACACAACTGATCGAGGCCACTGACTACTGCAGTGTTGTCTCTGGCTATGACCATGATAAATCAAAAGTATTCGACGTATTCTACGGTGAATTGAAGAACGCACCGATGATTCAGGAATGCCCGCTCACTGCTGAGTGTCGGGTCATACAAACACTTCAATTCGCGACGCATGAGGTGTTCGTGGGCGAAATCGTCAAAACCTATGCAGATGACGCGGTATTAACCCACGAACATCCTGACATAGCAAAAATCAAACCGATCCTCTATTCAATGTATGACAACTGTTATTGGGAAATGGGCAAAAGTATCGGACGAGCGATGCATATTGGCAAACGGTTAAAAACATAG
- the argF gene encoding ornithine carbamoyltransferase, whose protein sequence is MKRDFLTMFDLTKDEIFDIFELAKTLKDSQKKGVEHRILKDKTLAMVFEKPSLRTRVTFETGMTQLGGHAIYLAPSDIQLGKRESVPDAAHNLSRWVDMVMARVFAHKTVEDLAENAMIPVINGLSDLEHPCQVMADLFTIIEKKEHLDNITLAYVGDGNNVCNSFVAASIVLGFRLKIATPAGYEPNNDYTAKARTTTLTTDPRDAVTDADIVYTDVWASMGQEKEAAQRKKIFNRFQLNAELLTHAKKEYLVMHCLPAHRGEEITDEVIDGPHSIVFDEAENRLHVQKSIMAWLVQQR, encoded by the coding sequence ATGAAAAGAGACTTTCTCACCATGTTCGATCTGACGAAAGACGAGATTTTCGATATATTTGAGCTCGCGAAGACCCTTAAAGATTCGCAGAAGAAAGGAGTGGAACATCGTATTCTCAAAGACAAAACCCTGGCCATGGTCTTTGAAAAACCCTCCCTGAGAACCAGGGTGACATTTGAAACAGGCATGACGCAGCTTGGCGGACACGCAATATACCTTGCACCTTCTGATATCCAGCTGGGAAAACGCGAATCTGTGCCTGACGCTGCTCATAACCTTTCCCGCTGGGTTGACATGGTCATGGCCCGTGTCTTTGCTCATAAAACGGTTGAAGATTTGGCAGAAAATGCAATGATACCGGTAATTAACGGCCTTTCTGATCTGGAGCATCCATGCCAGGTCATGGCCGACCTTTTCACCATAATCGAAAAGAAGGAACACCTCGACAATATCACCCTTGCGTACGTGGGCGATGGTAACAACGTATGTAATTCATTCGTGGCAGCTTCCATAGTACTCGGCTTCAGACTCAAGATCGCAACACCAGCTGGTTATGAGCCGAACAATGACTATACCGCGAAGGCAAGGACCACGACCCTGACGACTGATCCACGTGACGCAGTGACCGATGCCGATATCGTATACACCGATGTATGGGCTTCCATGGGACAGGAAAAAGAGGCTGCCCAGAGGAAAAAGATATTCAATAGGTTTCAGCTCAACGCCGAACTGCTGACGCACGCGAAAAAAGAGTATCTCGTAATGCATTGTCTGCCTGCACACCGTGGTGAGGAAATTACCGATGAAGTAATTGACGGACCGCATTCGATTGTGTTCGATGAAGCGGAGAACAGACTGCATGTTCAGAAAAGCATAATGGCCTGGCTCGTTCAACAACGCTAA
- a CDS encoding SLC13 family permease produces MSAQQILCLIIFVITYVAIISFHKYKFLIAWIGIGFILIFGILSPPKLLQYINWNILGIFWGSLVVAELFIHSRIPAYLAEIIIDRSKNLVWAIIWLSAFSGVISAFVENVATVMIVAPIAFEVSRKLKVSPVPFILGICLSSNLQGTATLVGDPPSMILASYTRMTFNDFFFFNGRPGLFFAVEVAAIVSLIVLYFLFRKHKEPIQPIRPEKIVSKFPGFLLIGLILALAIASFFGGFMDYLGGLVCLIFGAIGIAWSFFSAKIKTFHILRDMDWETLFFLAAIFGIVGSLTETETTTFLAHAVGKLTSGNLVVTYLILVVFSVFISAFVDNVPYFTALVGIIPMLASSYGYPVHLLLFGAIIGTTVGGNITPIGASANIVGVGLLKKHGHAVNFYDFIRIGLPFSIFAVAAGAIFVWIFWA; encoded by the coding sequence ATGTCGGCCCAACAGATACTCTGTCTCATAATCTTCGTAATCACCTATGTCGCGATAATTTCATTCCACAAGTACAAATTTCTCATAGCCTGGATCGGGATTGGTTTCATATTAATTTTCGGCATCCTGTCTCCTCCCAAACTGCTCCAGTATATTAACTGGAATATACTCGGCATATTCTGGGGCAGCCTCGTTGTCGCTGAACTATTCATACACTCAAGAATACCAGCATATCTTGCAGAAATAATCATCGACCGGTCGAAGAATCTTGTCTGGGCGATAATCTGGCTCTCGGCCTTCAGTGGCGTAATTTCGGCATTTGTCGAGAATGTAGCTACTGTTATGATCGTAGCACCGATTGCATTTGAGGTTTCCCGCAAACTAAAGGTTTCACCAGTACCCTTCATCCTCGGTATCTGCCTCTCCTCGAATCTCCAGGGTACAGCAACGCTGGTTGGTGACCCACCCAGCATGATACTTGCAAGTTATACACGTATGACGTTTAACGACTTCTTCTTCTTCAATGGACGACCTGGCCTTTTCTTCGCAGTCGAGGTTGCCGCGATCGTTTCACTCATCGTTCTGTATTTTCTCTTTAGAAAACACAAGGAGCCCATCCAGCCTATCCGCCCGGAGAAAATCGTCAGCAAATTCCCTGGTTTTCTGCTTATCGGTCTAATCCTGGCTCTTGCTATCGCATCATTCTTTGGTGGATTCATGGACTATCTGGGTGGTCTTGTGTGCCTGATCTTTGGTGCCATCGGCATAGCCTGGAGCTTCTTTTCTGCTAAGATCAAGACATTTCACATACTCAGAGACATGGATTGGGAAACCCTTTTTTTTCTGGCTGCAATATTCGGCATTGTCGGCTCATTGACCGAAACTGAAACTACCACTTTCCTTGCCCATGCTGTAGGCAAATTGACTTCAGGTAATCTGGTAGTGACCTATCTTATCCTGGTGGTGTTTTCGGTTTTCATCTCGGCGTTTGTTGACAATGTCCCCTATTTTACCGCTCTGGTCGGCATAATACCGATGCTTGCCTCGTCATATGGATACCCGGTGCACCTTCTGCTGTTCGGTGCAATAATCGGAACGACCGTCGGTGGAAATATAACACCGATCGGAGCATCAGCAAATATTGTTGGTGTAGGGCTACTAAAGAAACATGGCCATGCTGTGAACTTTTATGATTTCATAAGGATAGGCCTCCCCTTCTCAATTTTCGCAGTCGCCGCAGGAGCAATCTTTGTCTGGATATTCTGGGCGTAG
- a CDS encoding CdaR family protein, with protein sequence MLYNIISYITRDPMRKIFATIFAFGLWIYVAIGNNYSYQKQIKVVYTNLSDTLIIVDSVSSIKVTFSGRGGALFSIWAAPPKAQCDLREKESGQFEISTKDLKIPVGYGPLRVDFDKPALAVSIDRKIMKTIAVRVPIKGTLKKGYAISDMIVLDTIDLTGPQEVLDQVSELMTESLNVRNRSISFEKDLRLEIPSPMLDVKKKSVKVKTIIKESMRKTLTDIPLVLIYAPGQSARSERDALDTLIVEGTTERINRLSNTDIEVRVKLTKLGPGEYLLPAEIDPPEYVTPVKSVPQKFKITIY encoded by the coding sequence ATGCTGTATAATATCATATCCTATATCACGCGGGATCCAATGAGAAAAATATTCGCTACTATATTCGCCTTCGGCCTATGGATATACGTGGCGATCGGCAACAACTACTCATATCAAAAGCAGATAAAGGTAGTGTACACCAACCTGTCTGACACTCTCATCATTGTAGATTCAGTGTCCAGTATCAAAGTGACTTTTTCCGGTCGTGGTGGTGCTCTTTTCAGTATATGGGCTGCTCCGCCAAAGGCACAGTGTGACCTGAGGGAAAAGGAAAGCGGGCAATTTGAGATATCTACAAAAGACCTAAAAATACCAGTGGGCTACGGACCTCTCAGAGTTGATTTTGACAAACCTGCGTTAGCAGTATCAATTGATCGAAAGATCATGAAAACGATCGCGGTGCGAGTTCCGATAAAGGGTACTTTAAAAAAGGGATACGCGATCAGCGATATGATCGTTCTTGATACAATAGACCTGACCGGCCCCCAAGAAGTGCTCGACCAGGTCAGTGAACTCATGACCGAGTCGCTGAATGTACGAAATCGAAGCATTTCTTTCGAAAAAGACCTGAGACTTGAAATACCTTCCCCCATGCTTGACGTTAAGAAGAAAAGTGTCAAGGTAAAGACAATAATTAAAGAAAGCATGAGAAAGACGTTGACCGACATACCACTGGTCCTCATATACGCACCTGGACAAAGTGCAAGGTCAGAAAGAGATGCCCTCGATACTTTGATCGTTGAGGGTACGACGGAGCGAATAAATCGACTATCGAATACTGACATCGAAGTTAGGGTCAAACTAACAAAGCTTGGGCCAGGCGAGTACCTGCTGCCAGCCGAGATTGATCCACCCGAATATGTCACACCGGTGAAATCTGTTCCGCAAAAATTCAAGATCACGATCTACTGA
- the tig gene encoding trigger factor — MEYKILKETDTTKEIEITVPRAELERLINEETDSVRKDLTIDGFRKGRVPRTLIRSKYADSLKAQAMDRLARQAYLSVVREKEWQIAGQSEIRNIEDTDPISITLYVEVIPEFNVDSYLNIEIFKEAPSPDDFLLQQGMNALREQHATIKAVDRPAVVDDLVTMDIEIKEKGNSRKESDQTVRIGDRSLPDELNRTLVGMKTSEKKEVKIEEKDYVISVKKIEEKIQPKIDDEFASKLKLADAEELKKKILESVKQQEEKRIEEDLKESISEILLERIKFKVPDTLTNKEYEKILKDYGIPDSESNKERFWTVAEKRIRFNLILNKITAKENLQVGEPEIMDLVTKIGIKLNDQNRSDVVEYLGSLLNREKTLDFLYKNAKISEKSRILTPKEVADDTHTVRH; from the coding sequence TTGGAATACAAAATATTGAAGGAAACAGATACAACTAAGGAAATCGAAATAACCGTTCCCCGCGCCGAGCTCGAAAGACTCATCAACGAGGAAACCGATAGTGTTCGCAAAGATCTGACTATCGATGGATTCCGCAAAGGCCGTGTCCCCAGAACTTTGATAAGAAGCAAGTATGCAGACAGTCTCAAAGCACAGGCCATGGATAGACTCGCCAGGCAGGCGTATCTCTCCGTTGTCAGAGAAAAAGAATGGCAGATCGCCGGGCAATCTGAAATCAGGAATATTGAAGATACCGACCCAATAAGCATCACACTCTACGTTGAAGTAATACCTGAATTTAATGTCGATAGCTACCTAAATATCGAAATTTTCAAAGAAGCACCTTCTCCTGATGATTTCCTTCTTCAACAGGGCATGAACGCATTGAGAGAGCAGCATGCAACAATAAAGGCGGTCGACCGACCGGCAGTGGTAGACGACCTCGTAACAATGGACATAGAAATCAAGGAAAAAGGCAATTCCAGAAAGGAATCTGACCAGACCGTGCGAATAGGCGATCGTTCTCTTCCCGATGAATTGAACAGAACGCTCGTTGGCATGAAAACATCAGAAAAAAAAGAGGTCAAGATCGAAGAAAAAGACTACGTGATTTCGGTCAAGAAAATCGAGGAGAAAATCCAACCAAAGATCGATGATGAATTCGCCAGCAAACTGAAATTGGCCGATGCGGAAGAGCTCAAGAAGAAAATCCTCGAAAGCGTCAAGCAACAGGAAGAAAAAAGGATTGAAGAAGACTTGAAGGAGTCAATCTCTGAGATCCTTCTGGAAAGAATAAAATTCAAGGTGCCAGACACCCTGACAAATAAGGAATACGAAAAAATCCTCAAGGATTACGGTATTCCTGACTCCGAATCAAACAAGGAAAGATTCTGGACCGTTGCCGAAAAAAGGATACGATTTAATCTTATACTGAACAAAATCACTGCAAAAGAGAACCTCCAGGTAGGTGAACCAGAAATAATGGATCTTGTTACAAAGATTGGGATAAAGCTAAACGACCAGAACCGTAGCGATGTCGTTGAATATCTTGGCAGTCTTCTTAACAGGGAAAAAACACTGGACTTCCTCTATAAGAATGCCAAGATCAGTGAGAAGAGTCGCATTTTGACTCCAAAGGAGGTAGCTGATGATACCCATACCGTTCGTCATTGA
- the clpP gene encoding ATP-dependent Clp endopeptidase proteolytic subunit ClpP, giving the protein MIPIPFVIEQTGRGERAYDIYSRLLKERIIFIGTPIDDNIANLVMAQLLFLAAEDAAKDINLYINSPGGIVSSGLAVYDTMQFVKPQVSTICIGMAASMAALLLTAGATGKRYALPHARVMIHQPEGAFQGQASDIAIHAKEVLTIREVLNNLFAKHTGQTEDKIGKDTDRNYFMSALEAKKYGIIDEILDKGKQ; this is encoded by the coding sequence ATGATACCCATACCGTTCGTCATTGAGCAAACCGGTCGGGGTGAGCGTGCATACGATATCTACTCCCGCCTTCTCAAAGAACGGATCATTTTCATCGGAACGCCGATAGATGATAATATCGCGAACCTAGTAATGGCTCAATTACTTTTCCTCGCAGCGGAGGATGCTGCAAAGGATATCAACCTCTACATTAATTCGCCAGGAGGCATTGTCTCATCGGGATTGGCAGTATATGATACAATGCAATTCGTTAAGCCCCAAGTTTCGACGATATGTATTGGCATGGCGGCAAGCATGGCCGCACTGCTATTGACAGCTGGCGCCACCGGCAAAAGATATGCATTACCGCACGCACGAGTGATGATACATCAACCAGAGGGAGCCTTTCAGGGACAGGCATCAGATATTGCTATCCACGCAAAAGAAGTACTGACGATCAGGGAAGTATTGAACAACCTATTCGCGAAGCACACCGGGCAGACAGAGGACAAGATAGGCAAGGATACCGACCGCAACTACTTTATGTCTGCACTAGAAGCGAAGAAATATGGCATAATCGACGAGATCCTCGACAAGGGGAAACAATAA
- the clpX gene encoding ATP-dependent Clp protease ATP-binding subunit ClpX: protein MPRIVCSFCQRPKPVVKRMFRGHRSYICDECIKVCSSIMKDETEFSPLSDFILPKPAEIKSFLDQYVIGQERAKKAISVSVYNHYKRIKNRKNDIEIQKSNILLMGPTGTGKTLIAQTLARLLHVPFSISDATPLTEAGYVGEDVENILLRLLQAANYNIQNAEIGIIYLDEIDKITRKSDSPSITRDVSGEGVQQALLKILEGTEANVPPQGGRKHPEQEYIRINTSNILFILGGTFTGIEETISRRLDRSAMGFLGITNDRKNNYDQVIESIEPDDLVKYGLLPEFVGRVPVIATLHKLSKDALAEILVKPKNSLLRQYSRYFQMEGVVLEFTDDAIDELTEQALKYNTGARALRSIMENHMLDVMFHLPDKKGVEKCIITREVLQRKANPEYIAKKRKKAL, encoded by the coding sequence GTGCCACGTATCGTTTGTTCGTTCTGTCAAAGACCAAAACCAGTGGTCAAAAGAATGTTTCGTGGTCACCGGTCTTATATTTGCGACGAGTGTATTAAGGTTTGCAGCAGTATCATGAAAGATGAGACAGAATTCTCCCCCCTGAGTGATTTTATTCTGCCGAAACCTGCTGAAATCAAATCTTTTCTTGATCAATACGTGATCGGACAGGAAAGGGCAAAAAAGGCGATCTCGGTTTCAGTATATAATCACTACAAAAGGATCAAAAATAGGAAGAATGATATTGAAATACAGAAAAGCAACATATTGCTGATGGGTCCCACCGGTACGGGTAAAACGCTTATCGCACAGACACTTGCCCGTTTACTGCATGTGCCTTTTTCCATCTCCGATGCGACACCGCTTACCGAAGCCGGTTATGTTGGCGAGGATGTTGAGAATATTCTGCTCCGGCTACTCCAGGCTGCGAACTACAATATACAAAACGCTGAGATCGGCATCATTTACCTCGATGAGATCGACAAAATCACAAGAAAATCCGACTCGCCATCGATCACCAGGGATGTATCCGGCGAGGGCGTGCAGCAGGCTCTTCTAAAAATCCTCGAAGGCACGGAAGCTAACGTTCCCCCGCAAGGAGGAAGGAAACATCCTGAACAGGAGTACATCCGGATCAACACATCTAATATATTATTCATCCTGGGCGGGACATTCACGGGTATCGAGGAAACAATCTCGAGGAGACTCGACCGCTCGGCCATGGGATTTTTGGGTATAACAAATGACAGAAAAAACAACTACGACCAGGTTATCGAATCTATAGAACCGGATGACCTGGTGAAGTACGGATTGCTTCCGGAATTCGTAGGACGGGTCCCCGTGATTGCTACTCTCCACAAGTTGTCAAAGGATGCACTGGCTGAAATCCTCGTCAAGCCAAAGAACTCCTTGCTGAGACAGTATTCAAGATATTTCCAGATGGAAGGCGTGGTCCTCGAATTTACCGACGATGCGATCGATGAACTAACTGAACAAGCACTGAAGTATAACACAGGAGCAAGAGCTCTAAGGTCAATAATGGAAAATCATATGCTGGACGTAATGTTCCATCTTCCTGATAAGAAGGGTGTTGAGAAGTGCATCATCACACGCGAGGTCCTGCAACGAAAAGCAAACCCGGAATACATTGCGAAGAAAAGGAAAAAAGCACTATGA